The Equus quagga isolate Etosha38 chromosome 2, UCLA_HA_Equagga_1.0, whole genome shotgun sequence genome has a window encoding:
- the DYDC2 gene encoding LOW QUALITY PROTEIN: DPY30 domain-containing protein 2 (The sequence of the model RefSeq protein was modified relative to this genomic sequence to represent the inferred CDS: substituted 1 base at 1 genomic stop codon): METNYLKRCLGDCLAQALAEVAKVRPSDPIEYLAHWLYHYRKTAKAREEERQEEIQLKAECGNSLGETEVTEMLTQEECQIPQRGEKCHRSLISVASPTKKTVFLQESTKPLAKEALKQASLPGASRVVPGEPQQTSEPSGXTDWNVQTPRETNYEAFEDEVAP, from the exons ATGGAAACCAACTACCTGAAGAGGTGCCTCGGAGACTGCCTGGCCCAGGCACTTGCCGAGGTGGCAAAGGTTCGGCCCAGCGACCCCATAGAGTACCTGGCACACTGGCTTTATCATTACAGGAAAACCGCTAAGGCCAGAGAAGAG gagaggcaggaggagatcCAGCTGAAGGCAGAATGTGGTAATAGCCTCGGAGAAACAGAAGTAACGGAAATGCTAACGCAAGAAGAGTGTCAGATTCCACAGAGGGGTGAAAAGT GTCACAGG TCCCTGATTTCTGTGGCTAGTCCCACAAAGAAGACCGTCTTCCTGCAGGAGAGCACAAAGCCCCTTGCGAAGGAGGCCTTGAAGCAGGCATCCCTGCCGGGCGCTTCCAGGGTGGTTCCGGGAGAGCCTCAGCAGACTTCAGAGCCATCTGGCTAGACTGACTGGAACGTCCAAACTCCACGAGAGACAAATTACGAGGCTTTTGAGGATGAAGTTGCTCCCTAA